The genomic region GCAACACCAACTGCACACTGTCGTGAGTGGAGGCACAAGCACATAGTGCACGCAAAATAAGAATGATTTGACACCAGgtgtttctctgtttcagcTGCACTGTGATGGATGAGAGAGGCTGCCCCATTGATACCAGGACAGGGTGGGTGATTTCAAGCATTTAGAAATGATGTCTCCCTGAGTTATTTTGTTGACAgtcattttttctttacattttccatCAAATTCAGCTTTTCTGAAAGAAACTTAACTTATTTCAGCCTCAGTCAGCTATTGAGTAATATGAGCGGCATTGaactgtgtctttctgtgtagACCGGGTACAACCATCGCTGCTGCAGTGGGTGGGGTGGTGCTTTTCTTCATCCTCCTGGCCCTGCTGGTCTTCTACCTGAGGAGGCAGAAGAAGCTGAAGAGGAAGGAGACAATGAGGAGGCTTCTGCAAGAACATGAGGTGGGAACTGGGGTTGACAGGAGCACATGTcacaaatatttatgttttctatGCAGGTCAGGTGGCAAGCTGAGTTCTTACATGAAGGAAAAATGTTctagatattaaaaaaataggtGCAAATGTAGGTTCCTAATTGTGATGTATGAAGTTGAAGGGTGATGAAGTTATCTGGCATCTGCTTCCTTCATGTACAGCTGGTGGAGCCTCTGACACCCAGTGGTGCGTCACCCAATCAGGCTCAGATGCGTATCCTGAAGGAGACAGAGTTGAAAAAGCTCAGGGTGCTGGGTGCAGGGGCCTTTGGTACTGTTTATAAGGTATGTTAAGACCTTAGAAGGAGCCCAGTGTTGTTTTTTAGATACTGAGATTTGATGAGTTTTTGAATGGTTTTAATATCTGTTTCAGGGTGTGTGGGCCCCAGaaggagaaaatgtgaaaataccaGTGGCCATTAAAGTGTTGCGAGAAAACACCTCACCAAAGGCAAATAAAGAAATCCTTGATGTGAGTACAGGCTTAATATGCACACGTTCAAATTTACAGTACACAATACAGTCTGTATCCCCTCCTTCAAtaacctttctctctttctcaggaGGCTTATGTGATGGCAGGGGTTGCCAGCCCATACGTGTGTCGTCTCTTGGGGATTTGTCTGACCTCCACGGTGCAGCTGGTTACTCAGCTGATGCCGTACGGCTGCCTGCTCGACTACGTGAGGGAGAACAAGGACCACATTGGCTCCCAATTCCTTCTCAACTGGTGTGTCCAGATCGCCAAGGTACGTGAGCACGAAACAAGATATCATCTTTTTGTCGTTTGACTTAACAGACTTGTACTACCACTTATAGTAGGCGAGTAAAAGTGTGTTTCCaagaacaaacagcagtgtCTGAATGCTGTTGTTGATTTCTCTCTCatcttatttttccttttaaatttgATGTGTAGCAGTTTGTGTGTTCCTGAACacatggatttgtgtgtgtgtgtgtatgttgtgtacATGTTGGTGTAGGGGATGAATTATCTAGAGGAGGTCCGGCTAGTCCACCGAGACTTGGCTGCTCGCAATGTTCTGGTAAAGAATCCAAACCATGTGAAGATCACCGACTTCGGCTTGGCCCGCCTGCTTGACATCGATGAGACCGAATATCACGCTGATGGTGGGAAGGTAAGATGAGGCTTCAACTGCAGGAAGATctgcagttctttttttttttcttcttcttcttctgattgTGATACCTGTGTTTACAGGTGCCTATTAAATGGATGGCCCTGGAATCAATCTTGCACAGGAAGTTCACTCATCAAAGTGACGTCTGGAGCTATGGTCAGTATCACTCAGAGATGAAAATGACTTTGAAGATGTGATGATAAAAAAACTGTGGAGGCATTTTTGGAAGTCCCTGTGTTACAATTGTATAGGACCACAGAGTTATTCCATTAGTAAGTGATTAATATGTGATTTTGGATTATAAGATATGCTGTTGTAAACATACACTTCTTTCTCAGGAGTGACAGTCTGGGAGCTGATGACGTTTGGTGCTAAACCGTACGACATGATCCCAGCGAGGGACATCCCAGAAGTTTTGGAGAAAGGGGAGCGGCTTCCTCAGCCCTTCACCTGCACCATCGACGTCTACATGATCATGGTCAAATGTCAGTAGCTGTGGTTCTTCTTGTAgaattgtttttgcattttatctGTCTCTCGTGGTTTAAGCTATTCACTAATCCACTGGGctgttaaatatatatttgcaaTATATCACAAACAGGTTAACATAGTAGTTTGCATTGAAGATGACTGACTGATTTTGTGTTTGGATGTCAGGTTGGATGATTGATCCAGACAGCAGACCAAAGTTCAAAGATTTGGTCAGTGATTTCAGTGCCATGGCCAGAGACCCTCCTCGATATGTAGTCATTCAGGTATGTGTACTTGTGCTTCATGTTGCATAAGTTTTACTTGTATTTATAATGTAATACCTGTGTCCATTGTATCTCCCTATTATCTCCCCTATACTGGTTTCTTGTCATTGTGTCTCTTGGAAAAAGAGGATATTCATACCGTCTTTTccatctgtgttgtttttctgtcttgcagAATGATGAGCAGATGAGCATGTCCAGTCCAGTGGACAGCCAGTTTTTCCGGATGCttatggaggaggaggggaacaATATGAGGGAACTGCTAGATGCCGAGGAGTATTTGGTCCCTCAGCAAAACCTTTTCCCCAGGACACAGGGAGATGGACCTCAAGCCAATGGTCCATCCAGACACCAGTCGTACCGGGTCAGTGGGAGGataatgttcttttattttatatttctaaccctcaccctcctcctctcttcctattctgattttttatttactctgaCTATTATTTTTGACTCTTATTGCTCCGAGCCTTTAGCCTTTAACATAAACTATGATTTTAATAGGATAAGATTTGAGATTGATTTCAAACCTGCTATAATAGAAACATTGAAAATTCACACTGTTGTAGTTGGTGCTTGATATGACATTTGAGTTTTGGATTCacttgtttctgtatttttgatGATGCCAGGTTCCTCATCAATCTCTCTTCTTTTACTCCAACAGAGCAGAGATCAGGGCTTAGATGTTGAGCCCTCCATTGCGGGTGGTCCTCGGAGCATGTACTCCTCACTGGGAACTCTGGGACGCAGCCAGTACCCTACCCTTCCCTTAGGAGCCACCGTCGCAAACGGCTCGTGGTCTCCTCAATACCCGTTGCTAGTTCGCAGTACTTCGGCTGGAGCCCAGTCTGACTCTGTTTTCCTGGACGGGGGTCCAAATGActcctctctgcctccagcCAGCCCTGGGCGCTATTGCAAAGACCCCACCTTCCCTAATGGGAGCCAGGGCGACCTGGAGACCGATGGGCCAAACGGctttcatcatcctcatcactTTCATCACTCACTGCCCAGACGGAGTCACGGTTATGTTCCTAATCATGCTGTGCCAGGTGAGCGGGTGATATCTTCCACTGCAGGCTCTCTGaaaaacatgataaataaaataaataaataaaatgagtgTGTGCTACAGACTTACATCTCAGAATCTTTTGGTCtgattttgctttcttttttacacCTGTTCAGAATATGTTAACCAGGAGATTCAGGATCAAAGGCCAGGGATCCCTGAGCGTCCCAGCACGCTGCCTCGTAAAGGCTCCAGACTGGACAGACGCCTCCCTAACGGCTTGAGTTCTGGCCATAGCGTGGAGAACCCAGGATACTTAGTCCCTGTGAGATGTGGGAACTCCACCTCCCCAGCCTTTGACAACCCATACTACTTGGACCTTGTGGCCAAAGCCATGGCTGGGGCTGTGGCAGCGGATAACCCTGGGGcaatggagagagagggaggagtgCCAAGGCATGTGAATGGGTTTGTGACCTCTACAGCAGAGAATCCAGAGTATCTGGGACTAGCAGACACCTGGAGTGGACATACTTGAGGAGTGGGACTGGGAGTAATGCGATGAACTCAGGAGGAGGCACAGATTGTGTTCTACTGAGAGAAACGACAGAATATATGTGTGACAGATGTGAGATACcgcaggtgtgtgtttgatgttggGAATAGTATGTGCGTGTGGAATTGAGTCTTCTCTCGACAGAGAAATGAAGCACCTGAATTCAAACCAGTTAATGGTGTCTGGGGAAAAGTTAACAAATCACCCAGTTGTGCCAGACCATGACTCAACACAGTGTAGCATTATCCAGTGTTGGTGGCATCATTTGTATTCCTGTCTTCCTTTCAGCAATCTGTGACTGTTAAGTGCCAATAAGAAGTTTACTCTGCCTCCATATGTAACTCAGTACTTGTTAAACAAAGGAGCTGAAATTTGTGGAAACCCATCATGGTACGAGAAGGGTCTATTACAGAATCCAACATTTGAGTGGATTAATgaatgttgatgttttttttctgttcattttctgtaaaactTGTTCAGTGTCCTGTGGTTGTTCCTACATGTGAAGCTTTTCCTTCAGCTCTCCTGTGCATCCTGATATGCTTCTCAGTCCAGCTAAACTGAGAAAGACATATAGAGTGCTTCGACAAAGTTAGCGATGGTATGCATTGAAGATGATGCTTAGTATTCTGATCACTTTCCCCTGGACCTGATGGGGTCTTCAGTACAATCAAAGCCATTTTGTTTCAGCCAGAGAAGGCCCTGCAGCCCATCTGGCCAGTAGACATGCCCCCCTGAAAGAAAGGCATCCTGTATGGAGAAGACAGAGACATTGTGCAGCACTGGTATATGTGGTTGTTAGTGTCTGTGGCTGCAAATGCTCTGTGATACGACAGATTAGATGACTTAAATTGCAAAATATCTAAAAGATTGCAGTGAACTAGGGagattcatttgcattttaaataatgcaaattGCACTACATGTAAGGACACTATAAAGACCCCTCTGAGCTTGTGCTGTCACAATGAGCCTTTTGGTTTTGATGGCCTTTCACTGTGCAAGAAAGCACTACAAGCTATTGGTTAATATATTACACAAGAAGTGAAGAagttgtatgtatgtatatatatatatatatatgtgtgtgttttgtttccctttaTGAGACAAAAAGCAGTTCTGCTGTCTGTATGTTAAAGTGAGCAATGTACTGGACAATGGAGCTGAATGTGATTCTGAGGAGGCAAACGTCGCCCTGCTCGGGGTTGAACAATCAATGCATGGCTCAAATTCCTCAGTGAGAACACAGTGACATCCCAGTTAATAATCAACAGCATTTTTtaagactcttttttttttttttttttcatgtttaagtGGCGTTGGACTGGGGGAGGTCAAAGCCGAGTCAATGGAGCCATTGTCTGACGCCCTTGTCGGAAAATCGGCGCAGCGTGCACATCCCAGCAACTGATGTTTAGAAAAGAGAGAAATCGTGTTATCCTCTGCAGAAGTTTGCGACTTGGGGGGATGTAGTTCAGTGTTAGGGGCTGGTAATCCTGGACAAGTCCTGAAAAAGGAGGTttggtgattattttttttctcccctatTTGAAACTTCAGCCTAGCATCCAGCTGAGTTTAAATTGAGTTTAAACActgagcattttttttaaaagaacctCTCTGAGatttataggtttttttttttttttttttaaagtatctCCATATTCGTCTCAGTTTTACTCAAAGTCTTTGGCAAATCGTTTTTTGCCTTCATGTTCTCATACGGGTTTTGAAGAGTTTTGttgcagaataaaaatatataattttagaTAACGGTTTCTTACAcgcaaaaatgttttgttttttttttgtttttgtttttttaaatgtgtcatgATTTTAATATCTTCAACCATCATAtactaacaattatttttaagtgatatattttatattaatgtttttcatgtttatatgGTATATAATGGATATTAAGTGTGGTGTTCAGACACATTGTTGGTGTTGCTGTCAGGTGGAGATCTCATAGCTCCACTAAAATGCACTTTTCCATTActcctgcagtttttttttttttttgtttttttttaaatgggtcATCAACATTAATATCCTGAAATTTAAATGTGCACCCCTATATTAGCCAATAACACTACTGAATCAGTAAAATTTCCAAAGGTTTAGCTGGAAGACGTCACCTGTAAGGtgtgatgaaaatgtaaatgtaaatggcagtgtaaaaaaaaaaaaagtgtaaacaTCCTGTTTTCAGTAGATCATGGCTCACAGATGTTCCCTCTTTAagaatataattttttttgttatgcGATCATGATGTACACTTTCATACACAATCATAAATAATACACCATAGTGTCATTTTTGTACGAATTGTACGAATTTTAGATATCACGTGTAGCTGGCACATTACCAAGGTATCTCCCAGATAAGGAGGTGATCTACCTGCTGTCATCTGTGCGCTTTTTCTAGTTGACAATGTTTATTTGGATATAAAACCAGTACAGAACCTGAAGATTGCCATGGTGTATTATGGTGACTTTATCATTCTCCTGCCATTCTTCCTGCTGAAGTGTCTGTGAGcaaaatcataaataatgaGCTTTTGACTGGAATGagctaaaataatgaaaaagtaaatgcttgtttggctgttttaaatTGTGTTGCAGTGACACTAAGCAGAGGAAGGATAAACTAATCAAAATGCGGCCTGTGGTTGATATGGGTTAAAATTTATTAAAAGTCTTTCAGTAAACAGTGAGTGAAACCAGTGAGAAAGGAACGGTTAACAGGCACGTGCTGAaggttttataaaataaatacttggtaatatactttttttaagaaaagaatgttttgtacttttcatttgaagatttttttttttaccttataAAGTTGTGGCACGACATCACAAATCATTTTATGGGGAGGTTTATGATGCATCGTTTTCTACCTGTTTGGTCAGTAAATCCCATAttctaaatgtgtgttttatatataaataaaaacaatcattttggTAGCTAAATTGACCAAATAGATTGTGACCAGCTACTCTACTATGGAGTAAGTACATaagtaaatattttatgaagaaattatcatttttaatggAATTGTTTGCAAATATTAAGagtgtcattaaaaacacataaaacaatctGCAATCATGTCCCAAATTACTTAATGAAAACAGAACCATTAAGGTAAACTGAGATTCACAATGTTGCATGTTTGAACCATAGTATCAAAGACAGAATAACTCtgtcatattttattatcttCATTTGTTaccaaaaatgctgtttttacttATCGAGTAGGAGTAATTGATTGTATTAGGTTTGTTCTCTTTAGTGTTAAGCATATAGCAAGCTGTAGAAAAAACTAAAATCCACATTAATAACTTATATAAGAACAATATACCATTAAATGACCAAAATCAAGAGAAAAATCATACAAAAACATGGAACGGTGGCACACAGTCCTGGCAACTTCCACAATCCTAAAATGCATATGTTAACAACATAAACCAGGGATGTGGCTTATTTGAGAGCTTAGTTTGTATAATTTACACTCCTCATATACCAGAGCTGTTATCCTACTTCTGAAAGTTctggaaagttaaaaaaaatgtttcattttctagTGGACCTGATTTGGCAAGAGGGAGAGGCAGAAATTAAGATTTACTGCAGCATCCCAGCTTGAAACAATCCAGTTTCCTGAGATTATTTAGGTAGAGCATCGGCATGATACCAGACCCAAAAGTAGAAGTAATGGTAATCGGAATAGCAACAGTACACACAAAGACCTTTAGACTGTTAATCAGGGGCTTCCCAAtagcaaacagaaaaactggGGGAAGGTAAAAGATAACCGCCATAACCAGGCTGTTGGTGAGAGTTTGAATGGCTCTTTGCTTCTGAGCGTGGATGCTTTTTCTGCCAGGGTGCGACTTAATTAATGTATGGAGGATTAAAGAATCACAGATTCCAATTATTACCATAGCTATTATAAATGGTACAGTAGAAAACATGCTGTAGTATAACTGGTCAAAAAGACTGAATGCAATCCCACAGGCGACTGTCACAGTCCAAGCAATGCCAGCCATCACGACTCTGGGTGTCAGACTCTTTCGTTTACGGTAGGTGATCGGATGAACCACAGCCAGGTAACAGTCCAGACAGACACAGGTCATCAGGAGGGGTCTCCCACATACGTTCAAAGCATAAACGCTGTTCCAAATCGTTCCAAACACCCAACTACTCCAGATGAAATAATTTAACATCCCAGGAGGGATGAAGACCAAGAAAACAACATCCATGATGGAGAGGTTCACTATGAAAAAAAGATTTGGTGTGACAGGAGTTCCTCTTCTGTGCATCTTAAATATCTCCAAGAGGATGGCAATAGAAGCGGGCAGACCGACAGCAAAGCACAGGATTGTACAAGCAGCCCAAATGTAAATACCCTCCTCATAGCCTTTACACTTGATCTTAGAATCAAAGTTGTCCCACACTGTGGCAGAGTCATTAAACAGCAGATTAGAATGAAGATATATGTCAAACCACATTGCTGAGCTGAGTAGTGGAGAAAAGACCTGAGAGACACAGATACACTACTTTAGAACACGAAAAAcaaactcacaaacacacatggcaAACCACATGCTGCAAGCTCGCACCTTTTGACTTGCTTATTAGTAGAATTAATACTCATCAGTTTATATATTGGTTAAAAACAATGCATACTGTACCCTTTAGAGGTGTTAGTGCTATGGTCCTACTGTATCTTGAAGATCTTGCTGCCTTGACCAAACTGTGACACGTCTCTGCGAACAGCTCTGCATGCTCGTATTATAACATCAAATTCATGATTTGGTGTGAGTGGCAGTTTtgcaaatgatttatttatggAAAACAACAGAGCCACACAGCCTGAATGACAACATGACAAATATCCAAATTAGTTTTGTGTGTTCATCTGACACAAACTCCATCCTtcaactacatttttttttagctgctcaTCAAAAGTGATGCAAATATTATCTGTATTTGCAAAGTGCATGTTGTGGAAACACATTAATAAAAGCCTGATTACCGGACAAGCAAAATATTGTTTTAGCTGTTAGCAGGTGGAAAGAAGCAAAGTGTGTGGCAAGTTAAAAATCCTGCAAATTACAGGCAAATGAAGTGTCAAGGCTCAGGTTTATTTATAATCTATTGTGCTGTCATTAGGctgtggattagtggttagcactgttgcctcacagcaagaaggtcctgggtttgcaacctggcctttctgtgtggagtttgctccccatgcttgtgtgggttttctccaggtactctggatGGATGTacgtatgtcaggttgattggtgactctaaattgcccataggagtgagtgtgagtgtgtgaggttttaTGTGCATGATGTCTAAGCTGATATCTCAGGAGTGAGCGACAACTCCATCCGAGAAAATAGACCTACTCTATATTTCTGTGTGCAGAAAGGCTGTTCTTTGTTGAGCTGTTCAAACAGCTCAGGTGTGGGAGCACGTCATCTGTAGTGCTGCCTTCAGGTGCTTCTTGGAAACTCGCCTACTTTGAGTTGAGTTGGTCATTCAGGCTAAATCACAAATAATAACAGAATTGGTTTCTCTTTGTGAAATATAATATCCTAGTTGATATACTAGTGATAACTTATTAGTCATCACATTTAAATTTCACAGTCCTACactattttggtgtttttagtAGGTTACCGAGAATGAGCAGGGTAGATGAATAAATGTGACGCCCTGAAGGCAGCAGAGCAGCCTCGATTACTCTCGTACTATTTTCGTCGCCATTGCTGCCATATTATGAACATCTTGGAGCTGCCCTGTGCCTCTAATTTCCCACTTGTAACAGCTTTTCTTGTACGTAACGTGTAGCTTTAACCACCAGGAACATGTCAGGACTACGCTGACACAACACTTAGCTTACTTTTATGGAAATTACACAACGTTAGCAAGACACAAGAAGTTACATCAAGTAAGCGGTTTGCAGCGACGCGTTCAGGGTCTTCTTCCCTTGTTGGTAATTAGTTGTCACCCAGTGGCTATTTTTGTAGTGGTGGCTTTATAAAATGTCGCTACACGGTAAACGTAAAGAAATCTACAAATACGAGGCACCGTGGACAGTTTACGCCATGAACTGGACAGTCCGATCGGACAAACGTTTCCGCCTGGCGCTCGGAAGCTTTGTGGAGGAGTACAACAACAAGGTACGTTCAAGGAGCGCGTCCTGTCCCACGCTGCTTTTGATGGTTTACACAGCTCTTACTTTGAAATGACTCCCTGTCAAAGCCAAATGAAAGTggatttggggggggggtttattatctgtattaaaaatgtttgattcgCACATCTGTAAATAGCACCCATATTGATTGATCAGTTCATGGTAGtggtaatgaaaataatcaggcTAAATAATTGGAAAAATGTAATAGACAGCATCACAAACTGATCTATCTCCAGATGTGTGTCCCTAGAATCATTACCTCCTGTCACATCACTGACTGTCTGTACTGTTGTCTGTTCAGAGAAGTAACACTACACTGGCTCACTCAAGGTGAGTTGTTACTGTGTCTCCTCAGGTTCTGATCGTTGGTCTGGAGGAGGAAAACTCAGAGTTCGTGTGTCGAAACACTTTCAACCATCCCTACCCAACCACAAAGATCATGTGGATCCCCGACACCAAAGGAGTGTACCCTGACCTCCTGGCCACCAGTGGAGATTACCTGAGAATCTGGAGAGTAAGTGGATTAATCCAGTCTGAGGACCTGAACCAGTGGCCTCCTATAGACGTTATAGTTATTGTTACacttgaaattaaaatgtgtttctggtGATAGGTGAGTGACGCAGAGACACGTCTGGAGTGCCTGCTCAACAATAACAAGAACTCTGACTTCTGTGCACCTCTCACATCCTTGGACTGGAACGAGGTGGACCCAAACTTGTTAGGTAAAAACCTTGACTTGGTTAATCACTTTGAGTCTTTAATGGCAAATCCCACATGcagaaaagtagaaaatatATGAGGTTTACAGATGTAGAATTATTATTTACCAATGTAAATTGGGATCAACTAAGAGactgcttgttttgtttgttttttttaaatgtgtgtgtttttttttatacaggtACTTCCAGTATCGACACCACCTGTACGATCTGGGGACTGGAGACTGGACAGGTGCTGGGAAGGGTCAATTTAGTGTCAGGTCATGTCAAGACACAGCTCATTGCCCATGACAAAGAGGTAAATGTTATGGCATGATGGATCAAACCTTCGTATCTAATAACTTTATTGATTATCAGTGTCTAATAAAATGGTACTTATAGCCAATAATGTCAGTATGTCTGTATTACAGGTGTATGACATCTCTCAGCCGAGCTGGTGGTGGCAGGGATATGTTTGCCTCTGTGGGAGCAGATGGCTCGGTCCGCATGTTTGACCTCCGTCACCTCGAACACAGCACTATCATCTATGAAGACCCCCAGCACCACCCTCTGCTCCGACTCTGCTGGAACAAGCAGGACCCCAACTACCTTGCTACCATGGCGATGGACAGTATGGAGGTTAGTGCTCCTCTCCCTGTGGATTCATGCCGTAAAACTGTGTCCAGGAAACTTGTCTGATTTTGTGAATTTATAGGAAAATTCAAAAACGGATTTTATGTCACAggaaacagtaaacagaaaactttttttttttgtgtaccCAGGTGGTGATCTTGGATGTGCGTGTGCCCTTCACCCCTGTGGCCAGACTCAACAACCACAGGGCTTGTGTCAATGGAATCGCCTGGGCACCGCACTCCTCCTGCCACATCTGTACAGCAGGTATGCAGGTTGTACTGAACACAGTCACAGGATTTTATGTATTGCAGTAACTAACACTGAGCACATGAGGGAGCTCTTCTTATGGCACACGTTTTATTGTCAAAGGTGCACAACAGCATTTGGGGATGGATGAGTGGTGTCTCAGACTTGATTCAGTTAGAAATGTTTAAACCATGCGCATAGGAGCTTTAGAAATTGTATTTCAATATTCTGATCTTGTGGTTCAAGCAAGTTTTGTGACTAGTTAGTCCCTTAGTTTTCTCCTCTTATCATAATTTGATGTCTATGACCatcttaataaaacaaaatctggTTAAAAATATTTACTCAGACCAGTAATATGTTCTGTTTAATAACATTATTTTCTTCCCgcttaaacaaaaaaaaaattgattcaAATCAAATATGCACCCCTCCTCTCTGTCTAGCGGATGACCACCAGGCTCTAATCTGGGACATCCAGCAGATGCCGCGGGCCATCGAGGACCCCATACTGGCCTACACCGCTGAGGGTGAGATCAGTAATGTCCAATGGGCCTCCACACAGCCCGACTGGATCGCTATCTGCTACAACAACTGCCTGGAAATCCTCAGAGTCTGAGCTGCACACATGAAGAAATTAAGCACAAAACAACTCAGAAACATTATCAGTGGGATTAACAAGGTGATGTGATGGAAATTCATTGTTCATAAAGGTCAGAGCAACATTCATGCCTGTACTGGCTTCATGTTAATAGACA from Mastacembelus armatus chromosome 19, fMasArm1.2, whole genome shotgun sequence harbors:
- the erbb2 gene encoding receptor tyrosine-protein kinase erbB-2, encoding MEAARSLVFVGAVLLGVTGALGREVCLGTDMKLALPSSLENQYETLRLLYTGCQVVHGNLEITHLHGNLDLSFLQGIVEVQGYVLIAHVSVSLVPLDNLRIIRGSQLYNSSYALAVLDNTLDGKGLRTLRLRSLTEILLGGVYIWGNPQLCFPDPENIMWRDTLDEQNIHAKVLLLQKRASKCPNCSSVCGISCWGETAQDCQTMTHSNCASGCQRCKGPQPNDCCHMQCAAGCTGPKDSDCLACRHFNDSGVCKENCPPPSIYDPVTFQTKPNPNKKFNFGATCVKTCPYNYLAMEVACTLVCPKANQEVISIHPDGSEMQKCEKCEGDCPKVCYGLGMDNGIMDNHGITMVTSSNVEQFNKCKKIFGSLAFLPQSFARDPMTNTSGLTLEQLSAFKKLEEITGYLYIDAWPEESTDLSVFENLKVIRGRMLYKGIFSLAIQNLRVQSLGLRSLRSVSGGLVLLHNNSQLCYTSSLPWDSVLHPTQGPHRIVSHNQNPKVCEAEGHICHPLCEGGCWGPGPGQCVSCKTFQRGTVCVEQCDIYQGSLREYTDGSLCVACHAECRPLNGSASCHGPGAEHCTECRNLQDGEFCVDHCPSGVKEDQQTVWKYSNATGHCLPCNTNCTLSCTVMDERGCPIDTRTGPGTTIAAAVGGVVLFFILLALLVFYLRRQKKLKRKETMRRLLQEHELVEPLTPSGASPNQAQMRILKETELKKLRVLGAGAFGTVYKGVWAPEGENVKIPVAIKVLRENTSPKANKEILDEAYVMAGVASPYVCRLLGICLTSTVQLVTQLMPYGCLLDYVRENKDHIGSQFLLNWCVQIAKGMNYLEEVRLVHRDLAARNVLVKNPNHVKITDFGLARLLDIDETEYHADGGKVPIKWMALESILHRKFTHQSDVWSYGVTVWELMTFGAKPYDMIPARDIPEVLEKGERLPQPFTCTIDVYMIMVKCWMIDPDSRPKFKDLVSDFSAMARDPPRYVVIQNDEQMSMSSPVDSQFFRMLMEEEGNNMRELLDAEEYLVPQQNLFPRTQGDGPQANGPSRHQSYRSRDQGLDVEPSIAGGPRSMYSSLGTLGRSQYPTLPLGATVANGSWSPQYPLLVRSTSAGAQSDSVFLDGGPNDSSLPPASPGRYCKDPTFPNGSQGDLETDGPNGFHHPHHFHHSLPRRSHGYVPNHAVPEYVNQEIQDQRPGIPERPSTLPRKGSRLDRRLPNGLSSGHSVENPGYLVPVRCGNSTSPAFDNPYYLDLVAKAMAGAVAADNPGAMEREGGVPRHVNGFVTSTAENPEYLGLADTWSGHT
- the LOC113135350 gene encoding LOW QUALITY PROTEIN: DDB1- and CUL4-associated factor 7-like (The sequence of the model RefSeq protein was modified relative to this genomic sequence to represent the inferred CDS: inserted 2 bases in 1 codon), which gives rise to MSLHGKRKEIYKYEAPWTVYAMNWTVRSDKRFRLALGSFVEEYNNKVLIVGLEEENSEFVCRNTFNHPYPTTKIMWIPDTKGVYPDLLATSGDYLRIWRVSDAETRLECLLNNNKNSDFCAPLTSLDWNEVDPNLLGTSSIDTTCTIWGLETGQVLGRVNLVSGHVKTQLIAHDKEVYDISXSRAGGGRDMFASVGADGSVRMFDLRHLEHSTIIYEDPQHHPLLRLCWNKQDPNYLATMAMDSMEVVILDVRVPFTPVARLNNHRACVNGIAWAPHSSCHICTAADDHQALIWDIQQMPRAIEDPILAYTAEGEISNVQWASTQPDWIAICYNNCLEILRV